The Vigna angularis cultivar LongXiaoDou No.4 chromosome 6, ASM1680809v1, whole genome shotgun sequence genome contains the following window.
GTGCTGGTTGTCGTAAACGATGTTTCCCACGTCATAGGGTGGCCTTACCTAGCTGGATGTCAGCCCCACCATTGACCCACCTCTTCTTCTCCCCaatccttctctttctctataTTTCTCTTCTTCACCTCTTCCTTCTTacttcaaacaacaacaactgCTTCACAACACTCTTCTCTTCCTTCTTCAAACTCTAATTTTGACCTCAAATTAAATCTCACCATTTTTTACTTCTCTCCCTCTTCATCCTTTTCCCACATTCTCACTTTTagtctaaataaataaatctcatCCCTCAGCATTGCACGCTCAACATCATCACCTCCAACATGACCCCTCTCTTATCCTCTTTCTCCCTCACCGACATAGCCTCCTACCTCGTAtgcttcctcctcctcctcattCTCCTCGAACAGATCTCCTACCTTTCCAAGAAGGCTTCCATCCCAGGACCCTCCTTCGTCGTCCCCTTCCTTGGAAACGCAATCCCATTGGTCCGTAATCCAACCAACTTCTGGGACCTTCAGTCCTCTCTGGCAAAGTCCACCCCTTTGGGCTTCTCCGCCAACTACATAATCGGCAACTTCATCGTTTTCATCAGAGACACCGAACTCTCCCACAAGGTCTTCGCCAATGTCAGGCCCAACGCTTTCCACCTGGTGGGCCACCCCTTCGGCAAGAAGCTATTCGGCGAACACAACCTTATCTACATGATGGGTCAAGAACACAAGAATCTCCGCCGTCGCATCGCCCCCAACTTCACCCCCAAAGCCCTCTCCACCTACACCTCGCTCCAGCAGATTATCATCCTCGATCACCTCAAGTCCTGGGTTGCCAAAGCTCAAGCCCAAACCGATTCCATTCCGCTCCGTATTCTGGCCCGTGACATGAATCTCGACACCTCCCAGACCGTCTTCGTGGGCCCCTACTTGGGCCTCAAAGCCAGAGAGCGCTTCGAGAGGGATTACTTTCTATTCAACGTTGGCCTTATGAAGCTTCCGTTTGATTTCCCCGGCACCGCGTTTCGAAACGCGAGGCTCGCCGTGGACCGGCTCATCGAAACGCTGGCCACCTGCACCGAGATGAGCAAAACCAGGATGCAGAAAAGGGAAGAGCCTTCGTGTCTGATTGATTACTGGATGCAGGAAACGCTCAGGGAAATCGAGGAGGCCAAGCTCACCGGAGAGCCGGCGGCACCGTTCTCCACCGACGCCGAGATTGGTGGTTACCTCTTTGATTTTCTCTTTGCGGCGCAGGACGCGTCCACTTCGTCGCTGCTGTGGGCGGTGGCGCTGCTGGATTCCCATCCGGAGGTGCTGGCGAAGGTTAGGGCAGAGGTGGCAGGAGTCTGGTCGCCGGAGTCGGACGAGCTGATTACCGCGGAGATGCTCCGGGAGATGAAGTATACGCAGGCGGTGGCTCGTGAGGTAGTGAGGTTCCGGCCGCCGGCGACGCTGGTGCCGCATATCGCGGCGGAGAGGTTCGCGCTGACGGAGTCGTACACGATACCGAAGGGGGCGATCGTGTTCCCGTCGGCATTCGAGTCGTCGTTTCAGGGGTTCAGTGAACCGGAGCGGTTCGACCCGGAGCGGTTCTCGGAGGAGAGACAGGAGGACCaagtatttaaaagaaactttctGGCCTTCGGTGCCGGGCCCCACCAGTGTGTGGGTCAAAGGTACGCATTGAATCATCTCGTTCTCTTCATCGCGTTGTTCGCCACGTTGATCAATTTCAAGAGGGACAGAACGGACGGTTGCGATGAGATCGCGTACGTACCCACCATATGCCCTAAAGACGATTGCAGGGTGTTTCTCTCGCAACGCTGCACACGATATCCTTCCTTCCCTGCAGTCGATGACCTGATGAAATGACCCAAATACCCTTTCACAGGCTTTACTTTTCCTTCTCATTCATCGCATGCAGGTTCTTTTTtacccatttttttttaatttaattccaTTTGGATCGAAAATTAGGAgatcttgaaaatattttatgataaaaaatcgTTGGTGTtgacttttgtttttgttctttatcTGTTGGGTTGGATTTGTGAAATGTTGGAATTATTGTTATTCTTGCTATAGTTTGTGTATGTGAATGTAAGAGGTGATTGGATGGTGGATGATTGATGGTTATTAGCAGTGAATAAAATTATGTAAGGAAGAAAGATGCCAAATTTATTGAATTGAGATGAGATGAGATTGCCCTGTGAACTATGCTGTGTATCTTTTGTAAAGAATATCTAAAAAATCTGTTCTTCTTTTGGAAATCAAGAATCTTGCATATTCATCATCATTCTGGATTATTCTGATATTATTACTGCCTCTTATTATTACTACAAAGCTCAATCAATAACAATGTAAGAGATTTCGTTAATTAGTGTTTCAAAGTGCCTCATTATAAACTTAATGCATCAAAATTTTGTATTACAAATTCATGAATGAGAGAACACGGTTCTGTTAATTCAATTAAATGGTTCTGTGAAAAGACATTCTTTCATGTCATCATACTTAGATTTTCACCACGTTGGTGGAGAACTAAAAAGAATGAAATGGGTAGAtgagaaaagtaaaaagaagtgAGAATAGAATCGAAACAGTGGTTGATTGATTGGAAACAAAATtagttttcaaaagaaaaaagatgttaGTAAATACTAATATcatgattattattataaagtaaTAAAGTCAGAGATGGAGGGTAGTCCGtgattgaaaaaataaactttttattgaaaaaaagcATGTTTGAATAGATTTTTCCAACGAGTTCCGAAAAACTTGTCTGACCTTTATACCCtattttatatgtatgttttttcatatttggaaatgtgtttttattaagaaacaaacaatcagtttttattatttaaaattatttattgcaaCTTCATTTTctattatgaaataattaaatgtgtgaaattaatgaaaaaagttaaatttcaattatacttaaaatgtaataaatagaTATTATAGTTTATTATGTGTTTTAAGGAAAGTTAAAGTGAGGGTTTAGAATTAAAGTTGTTTATATGAAAGAAGGAAATAGTTTTGGAGTAGTGGTAAGTGggtaaaatataactaaaaataagtaGGTGTGAGCTTAGTAAAGTTGAAGTGTCGATAACAATCTTATGAATTCTCTCTTTGTCGGGTCATAAAATAGAAAACCACCACCcttctttttgtcttttctttccGTTTTCTCTCTACAATCTTGTGATACAGACACTCATCTTAATTATAAGTAATGTGTttgtttaagaaataaatattcaaCGCCATTTCTTTAAAGTTATTCAGTTGTCGGAgattttgtttgatattttaacattttttagtatttaattataaaatcgTTATTTATTTATGACCTTACTCTGAACTTTACAAAATTGTTAGTATTTTATATCTTAATGTTATActtatttgctttatttgttttgtaatcataattattatatgttgatatataagaagaaataatataagttcgagacaaatttttaaatcatagtagcgaatatatatatatatatatatatatatatatatatatatatatatatatatatatatatatatatatatatatatatatatatatatatatatatattcctttattgaaattatatgtataaatgacatattaattaattttgttaatccATGTATGTTGATCAGGATGAAGGAAGATATTAATTGTGAATGTTTATTTCTGTAATGATATAATTTCTCTGCTTCTACTCACgataccctttttttttttattttctcatataatattatagtttttatcttttctttttagtacGTAAAATATTCGTAACAATATAATtgtcttaaatttattttttaatgagtatctaattttatataatattgtagTAGATTATTAGGTTTAATATGTCATTAATTGTatgctaaaatatattattatagaattagttttagtttttcattatagatttaatataaaaattatttaaatctatGTTTAAGAATAGTCTCTAAACTTCTTGAAGAAATTTATGTTTCAAGAATAGTTCTCCtagagtttaaaaattaaataattatttaaaatttgatcgcgtatatatatatgtatgagaAAAGCTGCAACCaatccaaatttttttattgttttagttttcttataaaaatcttcaatttttgattttgatattaaacCGAAGTcaaaagtcttttttttttacttcaccttaatatttttaatatttttaaaccgATGTCGTAACTTGAAAATAACCATgcattaatataaataatatatcacaataaaaaattattattagatttgactaatgataaaatagaaaactGTATTATGAATATAATATGTTACACATCTATAATTGAGACAGAAATTAgtgaataaattataatttagtttagcGTTGTTATAtcaagatattttaattattctactttaaaatattgtataaacCAATTTTCACACAAAAAATAATGCAAAAGCTATTTTTTAGTGATTAATATCTTCTTGTAGTATTATTAACATAATGTATAAAACATAATACAATTTTTAGCTCTGCTGTCAAAATGAGTTAGAACTCGGGGATCAATCTGGTCAACTACGGGTTTAGATCggattgggtttgaaaaaataaaattttttatatggaCCAATTTTCAACCTAACTCACTTAAAATCCGACTTAACCCGAGTTGAATCCGTGGTAagttgggttgactcaccaTGTAGTtctattcaattatttattattttgtgtttcaatattattagttaacattttttttattatattgtaaatgaCGATAAAGAAGATCTTTCAAGacagtaaaatattataaatttatctattaaagactctaatcttataaatgaACAAGTggcaaaaattatcaatattaaaaacttgtTTATTCGGTTTTTGAGCTTGCTTTTGGATTATATTTAAATCGtatgttacttttttatttattttgaattatctttggagtttaatatcattttagagtgaaatatatttaaatttgaattacaaaaaaatcggatttttttttttggattttaaaaataattgtaattaagtgagtaaGTGAACCAatccgtttaacccaccaactcgTGGTGGACCAGACTAGGTTTTAACTTTTTCGGCTTGCTAATAATAAATGAGCCCGAGTTGGATTATCTCATTAAGTGGTCAATCTGTAATAAGTCAGGACGGATTGAGTGATCGGTTttgacaatattaatttttagtaacattaaaaattacattttatacaTTGTTTAGTAATTACCCTAACTAATTTTATACATATAGCCAGACTAATaacatgattgaaatattttactaaatattaataactcACTGTTCGACTTACTATATCtattcaagtttttaattcaacattaattaaaacaagTAAAAGCATTTTTAAATCTATGTGTTTGTTATGACACATATTTACCCCTAAGAAAATTAACATGGAATGTTCACAGGCAATGTAAACTATCtaatttatatccaaaattATAACACTTAATAGCACCAAAATAAGATTAATATAAGCATCTAAAATTGGAAAGTTGTAAAAAATAGCTCATAATAATAAGCAATACAGAAGCTTAGGACTTGCATAGGGCATTTTGTTGCAAAAAATAACCAAAACAATTGCAATAGAGAATTTCTTCGTTATCATTGCAAAAGAGCATGCAACTATGTTTAAATCTTGAAGCATGATTGTAAATTTAATGACGAAAATATAAAGagtatctaaaaaaatattctaaataaatatatttaataataactttaaatacttaattttatgTGTGAGAgtctagaaaatagagtattaaaagtaataatgtgttttaaataatgagaatCAGTTACTTTAGTATCCAAAGTTCAATGtatgaataaaatttctattaacgagtatcattatctaaaacatGTTATTTCTCTAAAAAACTTTCCTTCAGACGCTCCTTACCATCTCTCTAAGCCTTTTGACTAATAGTTTATATGTTTGAAGATCAGAGTGCCTAAGTGATCATTGCCTTGAGGTTTTCAAATTTGTCTGATCAATTCTTGcaaaagagtaagttagtttctattttttctatattttgtgCATCTTTCTATGCATGTGAGCATTTTTCTGTTGCATGTGTCATAACGGTACCAACTATATATACTGATTGTGGTTACGTGGTTTGTATAAACAAATATAGTTCCTTAAGCTATATGAAATGTTTTAAGACTTTTAAAGTTGTTTGATCTCTTAAAAAGGTAAGGTAAGCTAATTTTAGAGTTTTTGATATGTTTATAATATGTGGTGATGCTTGAATTGGTCTGAAATTGGTAGGTTGGAATGAAAGAATCCTGTTGTGATTAATTATTGAATGAACTTTTGCTTTTAGTTGTCTGAAGTTAATGAAATTCATAATGTAGTTAGTTTAATTTACTGCTGAAATATGATTATGTAGTATGTTGGTGTGCTGATTGAAATTGGAGTTGATTATGAGTTtgtgatgttttatttatttgtattgtagTTATAAGCATGACTATAATGATGGTGAGCTTGTTGATGGATAAAAATATTGTGTATGTTTGGAGTAATGTTAAGAATATGGTTGAGAGATTTTATAGTGGTATATCTAAGTGTGTGCCTTGAGGTAAAGATGATTCTACTTGTGTATTTATCTTGAACTCCACTAGACATTCATACTCATGTAGAGGAGAATAATTAGGTGGTAAGAGTGACAGAAGGTCGTGTCATGATGACCCCATGGCTCTTATGATTGTGATAAAGACTAACGTTGTAAGTGTCAGCTCGATAGAACAGTTTTCGGCACAACAAGTACATGACTTCATTAGTATGACTCAATGACATGTATCTCAATGATCAAATCTAGTATGTACGATTTATTCTTTTTAGTTGATGTAAATTTGTATgtgtttacttttatataaatcGTAATATGATTGCATAATGGTAAATTAACTTATCTTTCTATGTGTCTAtttgttatgtttgtttttcttatttacaatgatcaccttaataaTGTGAGTACATGATGATGTTTTTGTTAAACAGATGGTAAGTGGTAATGGagctaaaatatatttttgaacttGAAAGATCTCATTACACTTTTAATTTTGTGGACATCCATAACATTGGATTGAGTTTATATCCaagtataattcaaattttatactttaaaatatatacctaatcatttaatttatcatgtataattttttaaaattataatttaatgcagttaaattatttgaattgaaaatttacagtaatttttgttttatttttttattttaaataaataaaataaatataaaaattccttAACTCAAAAAATTCATAAgtgattttaataataataattataataaattatggtttatataatttatcattaattttaataaaaaatcatgctaaaaataaaattcaaaacatgaagtatatctataaaattataaatattaaaagatcggtcatatttttaacttCTAGTATACTATCTAAACTCAATTATAATTAGTCATttgacttaaattttatttatctaactTCATTTATTTACCCAATCTAATTCAAtcatttgtttaaatttatcttgaattttttggaatttaatcaaatgtgaattttttattcaaatctcCCAGATAgcttaataataaataaaatgtgtcCTACGATtaagaaacaaataaagaatGTACAAAATATAAGGCATAGAATATAGGAGTTTAGGCAGCTCCCATACATTCAAACAATGACCAGAATGAAAGATTCTTCTAGCTACCGTTTTAGTAAACATTCTATTACATTGGACTTGTGTAGAACATTCTGTTCTGTATCTATCTGTAGGCATTAAATTTTCATTCGATGATTCACCtgttcatttaaaattatattctatttttcattttttgtttcaattatttGGCAGCGTGAATTAAATAGTAGGATTTGGAAAGTGTAAAAGTGGGTGGGGATGTAGTATGAGTCACATCAGATGCACATGGTATGTTTCCCCACGTTGGTTGCACAGACACCATTGTTAGCCTCTTCAAATTCGGATTATTATGTTTTCATGCATTCTTGTCTTGTCGTGTTCTGTCTTCATCTCCGACGCCACAAAGTTTCCATTTTTAATTACAGTTTCGGTTACTTCAATTCAGTTTGTTGTTTtcaaaaaaaagtaagaatatgaaGTTTACCAtctgaaacaaaattaaaacagagtaatttttttaaaaatatgatgagggaattttgaaaaaattaaagacaTGAAACATACTTTATGCTAaaattgtgatttattttttccGACAAGGAGAAAGATTGAAGTGGTGCAGAGTGCAGAGAGCAGAGGGATTGCATGAAGTGTCTTATCATTTGCAGCTTTCTCTTAAGTCTTGTTTGACTTCTTCCCTACCTACACCCTACTCATGTGAAAGCAAGAGGCATGCTAGACACCATTTTTAGGTTAAGcttatatctttttgttttattacactAGTTACAACATATATACATTTAGGAAATTATATCTTTAAGAAACTTTCTGCTTAATTTCTATGTGTGTCATTTGTTCAAGACTATTGATTTTTTGTGGATCTGTTTATCTTTATAtcttaatatatgtatattaaaaagtGCACTAAATGTAGTTTATGTTTGAGCTCTAgactatttaattatatgtaagAAAAGATTGTAtgtaatattatgaaaaagtttTAGATTTTATCGAAGGATAGTACTGTGATTGAATTGAGATgtaaaaatagatatttttttagtataattattaaatgGTTGGACCTTTTGGTTATATAACAAGTTCAAATGTGATATTGTGTCAGATTTTATCTCAtctccttaatttttttttctacaattattttttctctaatttttgtttatagtattcaatttacttttttaattaaatttcatttttgtgttagattaatttaattcagtgttttttatatttatataaacgGTTCTACATATTTATTAccttgataatatttttaatttctcttttttgtGTTATTGGTATATCATATACTTGTTTTAAAGCTACGTGTGAATGTTAGTGTGAAATATCAGTGTattgtattcaattcaatttatatatttaaaattgagtcaattaaataatttttttttaaaaaaataatatttattttcaaaataaaactaaattagtaattaaatctaattaaaacttatatatacatattatattaattttttaaaatttatatatcaataatttgatctaaatattaaaattaattttatttcttaattaacatTTAAAGAAAGTcctattttaaacttataattgtttttttttatttaggaaaccTTTTCTAAGGAAGGTTATATGCTAAAATgatgttcatttatttcaaagGAGATGTTTACTGTTTGCATAAGTTGGTTTCATATGAGAGTTTATGGCAATGTTGATTTATTTCGTAAATAACAATAgcagaaacaaaagaaaacccctattttcatattttacgCAGTAATTCAAGCTCATAAACATTTTcatatatctttatatatataaataaattatttatgttatttaaattatttgtaatacGATTGTGGGATTACCACAATTTCTTTTTACAATAGCTATAAGTTCTTTCCTCTCTTCTATTGTAATGATAGATAAGAATATAATGTATGAACTAATATTTGTAATCTTTCATTTGTTTGTACGACTAAGGGGACAACAGTATAATTTCATATAATAGTTAGTTTTGCTTCAGGAAAACAGATCAAATTTGACACgttttgttaaaagaaaaagtaggaATGTCAACATTGGTTGACACACATTCAAGACAAACTGTCTTTAAATCTTAATAATATCAgcaatatttgtttataaattatatttgttaaactagatttaaataaatttaaactattcTTTTCATTACAATCACTGAAAAATACACtgttttaaaatcaattaatatgaaataatatttaacaggTAATTAATCCATGTAATACATGTTTAATACCGTAAAGTACTCGTTTTAATCTtgtgtgaagataaattatcaGAGACAACAAATTCTACAAGACCTATAACAGTAATAATACCCAAATGACACATataaagaaaggaaataaaaattctgtaattattatgtaatagaaagagatggaaaagaaaaatagaagctgatgatttaaaaataatgggCATCATATATGATTACTCAGATAGACAAATGATTGCCGACCATGTGAAGGATGCCTTGTCTCTttctgataaaagaaaaaaaataaaatattttttctaaacgTAACTGCAGATATGGTGTTAAAAAATGAACAGAGAATCATAGAAAGGATGACAGCAGCAGGAAATCTGAAGACAAAAATTTAAAGCCTATTCGTTGTTAACACCAGTATAGCAGGACAATGCATTGACATCAGTTGAATATGGTTCAGGAAGTTTCTTCTATTTAGCGAATATTCTTGCTTGCTTCGATGGAAAATGGTATGTTAGCATTACTCAAAACAAAGACACTACATGATGATGAGAAAGAGAAAACTGAAGGAGGGCAGCTATGTACAAGGCCCGCATGGGATATATGTATATCTAAGGATTGGGACCTTTATACTCATGGTTAGAAGAGAATTTGACATGACATGTGAGTAATGCTGTAACAGTGGGGATAGGTGTCAATATTATAGGAATATTGTTTATGCAATGAAGTAGTTGGCATTTGTTGGAACAGTTATGATAACAAgcaataatacttttttaagaCTGATATCAAACAATGGTGGCGTGATGTATGTATTCTCAAACCAAAGGTATGGATTGCAACTCTATCACTTTTATATTTCCCCATTTTCTAAGGTCAGACATCTAAACTCGAAACTGTTCAACTGTCTCATTTGTTTAACAATCCGTATGAAAATGTTAAGCTGAAACTAGACCTACATAGCCGCCAAGCAAAGCCAAAATAGATGATATAAGATAAGCACCTAATACAATATTTGGTTCTCTGAACCCACGTAATTGGAGGCGGTAATGAAAGGGAGGAATCCTCAAAAGGCGCCAACCTGCTCCCCGGAAGCTCTTAGTTATCTTCAAGTACAATAActgttatataaaaaaaaaacatagatattaaaataagaacttTTACTTGTGAAATAACGAATGATACCAGCTAGCAATGTCTTAATCCAAAATAAAgtattcaattataaaattacgGTTAGCAATGGAATAAAGCAATCAGACGgtaaaagatagaaaagaacgAAACAGGATACTACATAAGTAAAGCTAGCAGGTATCATGGCATTTTACGTATCAAATATCCCGTAACTGTTATGTAGAAAAGTAAGTGAAAATAATAGTTCCCTCCCATATGGTATGGagaaaatgtaataattaatagTTGAGCTCACTAGCTTGTAAACCATGcccaaaaggaaaaaaataagcAATTTTTTAAACTATGATCTGTACAATCAAAAGATAATCCATAGTATTAAATGACATTTTATTAACAGAAAATAGTTGAGTTAAATCATATGCAATTCGAcagaaaaaacaatttaaatgtgAACTTCTATACCTGAGATATAGAAAACAACCGAAATAGTAAATTTAGAAATTTCTAATGGCCCTTCGCACCCTAAAGTTAATTAATATGTTTTCTTCCTTCTCACACGCCTTTTACCAATAACCCATGTAAATTGGAGACGTAcgacaataaataaatttgaactCCATGTGGTAACATATCCACTTTACTGTGGATGCTGAAATACCCACTGCCATCCATCTTAATTGTGGTAATCTCCTAGCATGGTAAGCGTCACATGTACCGGAAATGATGGGCATAATTCTTTGGAAAAGAACAACAGGAATGCTTTGAGCAAATTAATGAGCGTGTTTTActcagaaaaagaagaagaaaaatttaaactaacCACTAATATAAGGAAGCATTTCAAGCATGAGACAGACCTGGATGATAACTGATAATGACTCAACAACGAAAATTCCGGAAGAAATGAGTAGCGGGAAGAACATTCCAGTACATGAAGCCATTGCAGCTAACCCACCACCAAGAGCCAAAGATCCTGTGTGACCCATAAATATCGACGCTTTGTATCTGTTGTGTAGAAGAAATCCAACACATGATCCAGCCATTGAAGCCCCAAATATCGCAAGATCTGGTTTGGCATgttcacaaaaagaaaaagaaaagatatatatatcAAGCAAGTCTATTTTATAAGGAAATAAT
Protein-coding sequences here:
- the LOC108340983 gene encoding cytochrome P450 710A11, coding for MTPLLSSFSLTDIASYLVCFLLLLILLEQISYLSKKASIPGPSFVVPFLGNAIPLVRNPTNFWDLQSSLAKSTPLGFSANYIIGNFIVFIRDTELSHKVFANVRPNAFHLVGHPFGKKLFGEHNLIYMMGQEHKNLRRRIAPNFTPKALSTYTSLQQIIILDHLKSWVAKAQAQTDSIPLRILARDMNLDTSQTVFVGPYLGLKARERFERDYFLFNVGLMKLPFDFPGTAFRNARLAVDRLIETLATCTEMSKTRMQKREEPSCLIDYWMQETLREIEEAKLTGEPAAPFSTDAEIGGYLFDFLFAAQDASTSSLLWAVALLDSHPEVLAKVRAEVAGVWSPESDELITAEMLREMKYTQAVAREVVRFRPPATLVPHIAAERFALTESYTIPKGAIVFPSAFESSFQGFSEPERFDPERFSEERQEDQVFKRNFLAFGAGPHQCVGQRYALNHLVLFIALFATLINFKRDRTDGCDEIAYVPTICPKDDCRVFLSQRCTRYPSFPAVDDLMK